Proteins co-encoded in one Conger conger chromosome 4, fConCon1.1, whole genome shotgun sequence genomic window:
- the psmg4 gene encoding proteasome assembly chaperone 4: MNNTESGSTNPVATEDAISVHDFSEKILEQVVHFHVMKMKGGFFLWVGANPHLSNLAVAMSSKYDSTPLSTLLLGDASDTTANSLSQRLAKKTKKQVFVSYNLPTTEANLTLLVENRIKKEMEVFPDKF; encoded by the exons ATGAACAACACGGAGAGTGGTAGTACAAATCCAGTGGCAACAGAAGATGCTATTTCTGTCCACGACTTTTCCGAGAAGATTCTGGAGCAGGTTGTGCATTTCCatgttatgaaaatgaaaggGGGATTTTTCCTTTGGGTCGGTGCAAATCCCCATCTGTCTAATTTGGCTGTTGCAATGAGTAGCAAATAT GACTCGACGCCCCTATCCACATTACTTCTGGGAGACGCTTCAGACACCACTGCAAATTCATTATCACAAAGGCTAG CCAAGAAGACAAAAAAGCAGGTTTTCGTCAGCTACAATCTTCCCACCACAGAGGCCAACTTAACCTTACTGGTGGAGAACcgaataaagaaagaaatggagGTTTTCCCTGAtaaattttaa
- the LOC133127485 gene encoding tubulin beta chain-like produces MREIVHIQAGQCGNQIGAKFWEVISDEHGIDPTGSYHGDSPLQLERINVYYNEANGNKYVPRAILVDLEPGTMDSVRSGPFGHIFRPDNFVFGQSGAGNNWAKGHYTEGAELVDSVMDVVRKEAESCDCLQGFQLTHSLGGGTGSGMGTLLISKIREEYPDRIMNTFSVMPSPKVSDTVVEPYNATLSVHQLVENTDESYCIDNEALYDICFRTLKLTTPTYGDLNHLVSSTMSGVTTCLRFPGQLNADLRKLAVNMVPFPRLHFFMPGFAPLTSRGSQQYRALSVPELTQQMFDAKNMMAACDPRHGRYLTVAAIFRGRMSMKEVDEQMLNVQNKNSSYFVEWIPNNVKTAVCDIPPRGLKMSATFIGNSTAIQELFRRISEQFTAMFRRKAFLHWYTGEGMDEMEFTEAESNMNDLVSEYQQYQDATVDEQGEYEEDELDDEEA; encoded by the exons ATGCGGGAAATTGTACACATTCAAGCGGGACAATGTGGAAACCAGATCGGTGCCAAG TTCTGGGAAGTGATCAGCGACGAACATGGCATCGACCCTACCGGCAGTTACCATGGCGACAGCCCCTTACAGCTGGAACGAATTAATGTGTACTACAACGAGGCCAACG GTAATAAGTACGTGCCTCGTGCCATTCTGGTGGACCTGGAGCCCGGCACCATGGATTCTGTGCGGTCCGGTCCTTTCGGACACATTTTCAGGCCCGACAATTTCGTCTTCG GTCAGAGTGGCGCAGGGAACAACTGGGCGAAGGGCCACTACACAGAGGGAGCGGAGCTGGTGGACTCGGTCATGGACGTGGTGAGGAAGGAGGCAGAGAGCTGTGACTGCCTGCAGGGCTTCCAGCTCACCCACTCCCTGGGCGGGGGCACGGGCTCCGGCATGGGCACCCTGCTGATCAGCAAGATCCGGGAGGAGTACCCCGACCGCATCATGAACACGTTCAGCGTCATGCCCTCCCCGAAGGTGTCGGACACGGTGGTGGAGCCCTACAACGCCACGCTGTCCGTGCACCAGCTGGTGGAGAACACGGACGAGAGCTACTGCATCGACAACGAGGCGCTCTACGACATCTGCTTCCGCACGCTCAAGCTGACCACGCCCACCTACGGCGACCTCAACCACCTGGTGTCGTCCACCATGAGCGGGGTCACCACCTGCCTGCGCTTCCCCGGGCAGCTCAACGCCGACCTGCGCAAGCTGGCCGTCAACATGGTGCCCTTCCCCCGCCTGCACTTCTTCATGCCCGGCTTCGCCCCgctcaccagcagggggagccagcAGTACCGCGCCCTCTCCGTGCCCGAGCTCACCCAGCAGATGTTCGACGCCAAGAACATGATGGCGGCCTGCGACCCGCGGCACGGCCGCTACCTCACCGTGGCCGCCATCTTCCGCGGACGCATGTCCATGAAGGAGGTGGACGAGCAGATGCTGAACGTGCAGAACAAGAACAGCAGCTACTTCGTGGAGTGGATCCCCAACAACGTCAAGACGGCCGTCTGCGACATCCCGCCCCGCGGCCTCAAGATGTCCGCCACCTTCATCGGCAACAGCACCGCCATCCAGGAGCTGTTCAGGCGCATCTCCGAGCAGTTCACCGCCATGTTCCGCCGCAAGGCCTTCCTGCACTGGTACACGGGAGAGGGCATGGACGAGATGGAGTTCACCGAGGCCGAGAGCAACATGAACGACCTGGTGTCCGAGTACCAGCAGTACCAGGACGCCACCGTCGACGAACAGGGCGAGTACGAGGAAGACGAGCTGGACGACGAAGAGGCGTGA
- the bphl gene encoding valacyclovir hydrolase, whose product MAAYAMTLRVWRRGLSSFCTKRNTSFHAPEVRFYSVLMKGATQNVNGVDLFYQRTGTGQHAVMLLPGALGSGETDFGPQIESLNKRRFTVVSWDPRGYGNSRPPERDFPPDFFEQDAKDAVDLMLALDFKRFSLLGWSDGGITALIAAARNPSLIQKLVVWGSNAYVSQEDVKVYNAIRDVSAWSPRMRKPMEDMYGAQGFPKLWEAWVDGFSQFAQRPEGNICRELLPLISCPTLIVHGEKDPLVPSCHPQYLLQHIQGSRLHLMPEGKHNLHLRFAAEFNQLVEEFLGD is encoded by the exons ATGGCTGCATATGCAATGACATTACGCGTTTGGAGAAGAGGACTAAGTTCATTTTGCACAAAGCGAAACACTTCATTTCATGCACCAGAAGTCAGGTTCTACAG TGTGCTGATGAAAGGAGCAACACAGAATGTAAATGGGGTGGACCTGTTTTACCAGCGAACTGGCACAGGACAACACGCGGTCATGCTACTCCCTGGGGCATTGG GAAGTGGAGAGACAGATTTCGGGCCCCAGATAGAGTCCCTGAATAAACGCCGCTTCACCGTGGTGAGCTGGGACCCGAGGGGATATGGGAACTCCCGTCCGCCGGAGAGAGACTTCCCCCCGGACTTCTTTGAACAGGATGCCAAGGACGCTGTGGACCTAATGCTT GCATTAGACTTTAAGCGGTTTTCATTGCTGGGCTGGAGCGACGGCGGGATCACTGCACTGATAGCAGCCGCGCGCAATCCCTCCCTCATCCAGAAACTGGTCGTGTGGGGATCCAACGCTTATGTATCGCAAGAGGATGTAAAGGTTTATAACG CCATCAGAGATGTGTCAGCCTGGAGCCCCAGGATGAGGAAGCCCATGGAGGACATGTACGGGGCCCAGGGCTTCCCCAAACTCTGGGAGGCCTGGGTGGACGGCTTCAGCCAGTTTGCCCAGAGGCCAGAGG GAAACATCTGCCGGGAGCTGCTGCCCCTCATCAGCTGCCCCACGCTGATCGTGCACGGAGAGAAGGACCCCTTAGTGCCATCCTGCCACCCGCAGTACCTGCTGCAGCACATCCAGGGCTCACG CCTGCACCTAATGCCAGAAGGGAAACACAATCTGCACCTGAGGTTTGCAGCAGAGTTCAACCAGCTGGTGGAGGAGTTCCTCGGTGACTGA